The DNA region TGCTAATTACTTATTGCAGTTGTAACTTTCCCCATAGTTActtctctttctgaaaaatacagaGGTGTAATCTTCCTACCTAAACTTTATTTTGTAGATATTCTGAGTCTCCCAGCATCGTTTAGAGACCTTTGGGGTTGGCGAGAGGGGTTAAGATTCAATTTAGATGTCTATATTGTATTACTGTACTGTACTATTTCTGTACTATATTAAGCATCTTGCCTAGTTGTTCTAGAGAAAATAGGTGTTTTGAATTATAATGCATTTGCCCAAATGTGTATGTCTCCCCTTGGATAAGACGAACAGCTCTCAAGAAGTGTCCATTTCTCCCCACTGGCTACAATGATAGCCTTAGGTGACTAGGGCAGATGGAGATCTCTATCCAGTAGATATGATCTTCTGATGAATCCCATACTGGGAtttctcactgatttcagcaggtgTTTGATTTTGGAATATACTTTGTAGGTCATCTGTTATCCACTGTAAAGAGCAGTGAAGAACAAAAACTGTAGGGTAACACAGTTTGGGGTGTTGCAGCTACTAAGCTCTCTTCACTCCTGGTGTTTTCACAACATTAAAATATTCCTTTGTCTTTGCTGTAATCTACAGTATTAAATGAGGTGATTTCAAAATAATTCAATGTCTTGCTGAAACTGGTTGCTATGAATAAATGGTTTTGCTGACAGAGCTGCCAGATGCagggaatttaaaaaaataccctATATTCCTTACGCAGCTGGACGCATAAAGAAAATGTCAATTTTGATTGTCATATCACCCTGCCCATTGGTTTTGACCAAATATTTCAGGAGCACTTCTAACTTGGCTACCCTTTGAAAAGCCGCCCAAAAATCACTTTGGCAGTTGCTTAGAAACAAACTTCCAATCTGAACTACAGGTGTGAGACACATACAAACTTGACAATTCCCATTCTGTCATGCTGGGTTTATGCATGTCACGTCCTTGCTAGAGGTCTCAATTAAAAACTGCAAGGCAACATTTACCTGACAGCCTCTGGGAAAGGTACAGCAGCAACACAGATGATTAGTAGCTGCACAGTGTCACAGCTATTCCCCTGATGTGTGACCCAGAGTATCTGCTGCTCTGCTAACGACAGGGGatagagaagaaaatctgttctATCTACAAATTTGCACAGTTTTATATGCTTGGGGTTTGGAGGCTTTGGACTGCAGAGCCTCTGGCAAGCTAGGACCTGTGTTAGGATTCTGAATTCTCCAAAGCTCAGGTCTTTATGATTAAGCAATTCGTTCCAGTCTTTTTCTAATCCTAACACACAATCAGCAGGTTTTAAATTTCTTGTGACAATTAGGGAAAACAAGCACTCAGTAACCTGCAGACTAGTAGTTAATTCTGTAGGCTATAATCAATTGTGATTACAATTGTTTATAAACTTGTTCATAAGATTTTCATCCAGAAGTACTGCAACAAGTACCTATAGTTTATTATATGTTGTTCTGTAAAGCATAGGAATTTCAAGATagttaaaatatgaaaaacacaGCTCTCTTAGCTATAGGGGGTAGTTTAGCCCCAGCATGAAAGAAGAAGCCAAATGCTCCTTCTGCACTGGACCACACCTCCAGGCTGGCTGCCAGACCAAGGTATTTTGCTCCCCATCAGGCTCAGGTTACCTACCAAAAGAGACTCTACAGAGCAGAAGCAAGAGGGACAGGATACAACACAAATACCCCCAGGCTGTTCTGCACTGTAATTTTTATCCAATTTTGGGATATCCAGAAAGAAACTGGGGATGTGACCAGCAGGTATGAACGCATTGGCCACCAGCTCAACATGTAAGTTAGGGCACAAGAGAGGGACTCTGAGAGATGAAGGAATTAAACCCCTTTTAGCTCCACTTGTAAATCCACACTGAGTTACATCAGGTGCTAAATGTGGATGAAGCCACTTTCTCATACTATATGGCCCATTCTCTGCTGCTATCCTAACATTTAGCTTCTCCCAAAGCTGCTTAAGAATTTACTAGAGCAAAGAATCTCTAGAAAATGGAATTTTCTCTGAGACATGCTGGTGACCAAGGAGAATGAGACTGAAACAAAGCTGCACCCCACTTCTTGGACACTTTGGAGCTTTGTGGCTAagataaaagcaaaggaagatCAGGCTTCTGGCTGATTCTCTAGTCTTCAGCTCCTGCAGTGCAAAGGACACATGAAGTCAACACTGAAGCCACAAAAAGCTTAAGCTCAACTAAGGGACTCTGCCAAGGACCTCATGTCCCAGTAACAGCTCTGTGACTGCTTCTGCTGTGATAACTCGATAGGAGTTCCCAAATTTGGGGCTCAGCCAAACTGAATTGTGAATGAGGAACCTCTGGAGAGAGGAGTGACCAACACAAAAATGCATCACGTTGCTAACTGTAAGAAGAGGCCTGAGATTAAGACTGATCTAGATGTGCAGGAAGGCAGGACATTCACCTGCCAGGTGATGTTGGTTTATCAGTTAGTGACTGTGGAAGAAGGCTTATAAGTTTTTTGGTTACAATGCTTTTGGCTAGACAAGGACTGCTCGTGAGGAATGTGGAGAAGTGAACTAGATGATTTCTCAAGCTTTTAAGTGAGGGCTGAAATCGATATTACTATAGTTTTGGGAAAGATTCCTTTGATGTTTGAAGCTAGCCTTCTTCATTCCTGACAACATCCAGCTAAGGGTGAGTCTGTATATGAAAAGTCAGAGAAGTTCTGAGATTTAAAGTATGATATATGTTAGGTACCTTCCTCTGTTGCAAATGTCACATCTTTATTTCATTCTCATAGTTTAGAGATTTCCTTTTCTCCTATCCTGACAAATTTTGAGTGTCTGCTGCTGCACAATGATTTTTCCAAAGAGAAATGAATGATGGACCTATACAATCACTAATTATACACTAATTGTGCTTCATGAcatctgtttttctcctcctctaatTTACAGTGAGTAGCTATGGAAACTGAGGGTGGATACCTCTGTAGTTCACAAACGAGTAGGCAGGGGAATTTATTAATTTCCTCAGGATAGCTCTATTTTGCTTAGTCAGTAATTAGGAGCATCTGACTACAAAAAAGTCATATTAAAAATGATGAAATGACCTTTTTCAATTGCATTACAAAGCATGTACTTCTGAAAGGACTTGCTAATAATGACtaatatgtaaaataaaaggTTACTCAACCTCTTCAGTTGTTTATATGTAGAAACTTCTATACCATACTGATCATCAATCTACTATAAGAATGTCTTCATACATGGTGTATTCACCCATTACAGAACAAGAATCAGTTCATCAAGAAAAGCTGTCAGCATGATTATTGAAGTTCTCAACGCTCAGCACTTCAAAAAAAGGAGTGTAGATTTAAGGTCCTACTCTGCACAGAAGATACCTGGGGAGCCACTGTAAAAACCTCCATATAAATGCATTTTCCATACCACAGCGTATGGCTGATAAGAAGGATGCCATTATAAGATAGGCTGTGCCACCATAGCTGGCAGTGCACCCATAACCAGCAACCTCAGCTCCTGGGACAGGCTCCCGACCATATGATTAGTGGTGCAAGCTCAGCTTGCCCTGAGACTCTTCTACCTTATGACTGAGACTCTTGGCCAGTCCCACCAGAGAAAAGCTGTGAAGGACAAGGTGGTATCATCTCCTCATCTGCATTAAACACTGCTAACCCACAGGGAAAAATTTTCTCTTACTTATTCTTATTGTATTAtggtttcaaaaagaaaagcatttttcatagGATTCTGTTAGATTATGAGGTAGATCTTTATTCATAGTCCCACTTGCTTTGTTTCACACTGACAACATAAAGCAGATAAAAGTCATGCTTTGCCTGATGAGTGTCCTAATACTGTGAATGTGTTAATCTGTGGAATTTTTTGTAGGATGTCAAAGATTAGCCAAATCTTGTGTAGGAGGCCAAAGATTAGCAGCGTTACAAAAAATTGCTGACAGCATTAGCAAAACTATTTAAGGTTATCAAGGGTCTTGGTAATAGTTCTTGAAAGATTTATTTGACATTTATGCTTGGATTAAAGCCACCTCAAATTTCCTTAAATATAAGGAAACAAAAGGCAACCTAATACGCTGTCCAAAGAATTTCATATATGTTATTGCATATATCCATATTCTTCTAGGATGTGAAAGAGACTGTATCAGGAAGAAGAGAGCAGGCCAAATGGCTCTTGGATCTACATAAACCTTGGGATACAGCATATGACTAGAATACTACCCAGCCCCACTTGGGTGTCAAGCTCGGTGCAGCTTGGGGTTGTTACCAGCAAATTACAACAGCTCCATCACATCTGCTCAGTGCTCATAGGGAGAACTTTCTGCTTGCATTTGGAGAGCTAATGCAGAATCTCTTTTGGGTTATGTGTAGAAACTAGGCGTGAAATCCAAGGTTTTTTGAAGTCAGTGGTAAAGCTGGTATTGAATATAACAGAGCACAGTTTCACCTGAGGGTTTGGCCTTGAGCAACTGAGGTCTAAAACTTTATTTTCGTATGTGGGACATGCCATAATCATGATTTAGATGTTTCACATCTAAATTCATTAGATGATTTCTTGTACAAGGAACCGAGGCCAGTACTGTTAGCAATGAATCCATAGTAGGAATCAGTGGCAGATCTTTtgcttcattcattcattttgttcAGATTGGTCCTAGGTAGGACTTTCTGGTTCATAGGACTTGTATCAGTCCTCTCACAGTAGTGAATTTAACCCTACCTATGTATGAAGTTGTGACAACCAGGTCTTAATTCTATCACCTCTGCACATCTTATAGTATTTGGTTTGcaaataaaagatttttcaaaacaaaacaaaaaagcatagtTCTGAGAAAGTAGCATAGACAAAGTATAACAAACATCCACTTACCTGTAGTAGagttgagaaaaaaaacagttacagTTGCATTCTGAGGGCTAGGGAGTGCTTCTATATCAGCTAAACAAGTCAAAATCTCAGTGTCCGTTGGAGTCAAAGTTAAGATGCTCATGGCATTGTGAAGGCCATTAGATCCTTGACTTTGCTTGGTAACATACCTCGACTTATCTATGAAAGAGTCATTTGTCATCCAGGTAATGTCTGGAGCTGGAGCCCATCCTAAGGCTTCGCAAACAATTTCaactgttttgttctcttttactGTAAAGGTGCTATTTTTGATGAATAAAGATCCATTAACTGTAGGAGGGAAAAGATATTTTGTTCCTTCAGAATACTTGTATGCATTGCTTTCCTACTGATAATTTCAAATCTTACCTTGCTACCCAAAATTAGCCATGCCTTGAGTTATGAATTTAAAACCAATTATTATTAACACTGATGTACCATATGCATGACATAAAAGTGCAGCTATTGCAGCTTCAAGAACACGTTATTGCCTAGTATCTGTAAAACACTAGACTCAGCCTTCAGTGCCTTTTCAATAAAAAGCAGTAAATTATACTTTTTAGTCATACTGATATATTTCCAGCTGAAGGACAACATAATGTAATAACTGTGTTTCTCTGTAAATTTTAAGCATGCTTTTGGGGTTTATCAGGAAAAGTTTACAAGTAGATGATGAGGTCTTCTTGCTGTATGAAGCAACTCTGACAAATGGACAGTGTCTGGTGGTTAGATTCTGCTTTGCTAGATGCATTGTGTCACTAATGATGTTTGAGGAGGAAGAGGTCTCATACACAGGGGCTTCATGCACAGGAGCTTTTTGTTGCTTGGAAAAGGTAGCTTACAGCAGCAATCAATGAGTATCATCTTGTGTCTCAGAGGCTTTACCTCTACACTCCATTAAATCAAACTCAAATAAGCTGGCTTTAGGACTGTGTCCTAAATCAGAAAGTAGAAGGGAGATCTGCGCTAAAAAGAGCAGAATATTGATGAAAGATGTTTGTATGGGGTAGTGCATACTCTCCCTAGCCAAAAGATCATGTTTGACTGACTGCTAGTGGGCCTGATATAGCCTTCAGGCACTTTTACGAAATCCAATAAAGATTAAGGGGACTCAATGGGAAAAAACAAGGGCAGTTCAATCCTCCTTTAATGGCACTCTGAGGGTGACTCTGAAACCTGCTGTGACAGTAAAATTAAGTCAAGGAGGACAGGAGACAAAGAATGTTAAATAGAAGCACATACTCCTTCATAGACATAATTTGGACAATCCATCAGAGGATTTCTTTAAGCACACTGTAATAAAATAGCTTTCCGTTGGTGGCTATACTCACCTTGAACGGAAAGAAACGCAAAGGTACTCTCGTTAGCTTGCTGGGTGCTGCACTCTATTTTACCAGAGTCACTCAGCCGTGTGTTGTGGATGATCAGCTCTGAGGTAAACCCATCACTGCTGGTGTAATTTTGAGATGTGAAGCGGTCTGATGTTACAATAGCTCCTTGAGGATTAACCACAGTGAGGACAGGACTTCCATTTGACAACCAGATGAGAATTACCCATCTTAACGACAAGGTACAATTAAACCGGGCTTCTGAACCAGCAAGGACTGTCACATTAGTAGGGCCAGTTATAATAGAAGAACAAAAGCCAAGAcctggaagaaagaagaaaacacgcAATCTGTAACTACATAAACACCAACATCAGCTAAGGCCTTTGGCTTAATTTTTATGGTCAGCAATGTAAGGGGATAAAAAGCAAGAACATCTGGTTCAAATGACATTATTCCCTGGGAGCAGTGGGATATTAAGCACTTAGTTATGTATCAGGAAAGGCTGTTGATTCAACTATGCTGGCACTTTCCCTCTGACTTTTCCTTCAGTACTTGATCCTTTCAGAAGGAGATTCATATCTCATTTTCAACAATGCCTCACAGTAAATGGTTAAAAGTTATCTATGGTAAAATGAAACTGCAGCTGAGCAGTGTTAAGCACACAGCAGTAAGTTGTGGGCAAATGCTACACAGGCTTGTTATAATGGATCCCCAAGCCAATCTTTGTCAACCCAAGAAATATAGGCTTGTATAAATTTAAAAATCTTAACGTATTTAGAGATGGAAATGTACAAACAATCTAATCTTTCAGCTAACCtccagatgagatttttttttaaatgcattagatTTTTTGTCTCTCTGCCTCCCATTCCCAAATCacttaattttctcttttcacaGAGTCACTAAAGGCCAGACTTATCATTACTGCTCAAGGAAAATGCTTTCacccttaaaaaggaaaaatacatgagTTTTCTAGACTTGAAGTACATAACAGAGTATGTAGCAGATCCCTTAACTATGTTTTCCTTCCCCATACCTCAGATTGCCAGTGATTCTTTTCTACCCCCTTCCATatgctttcccctcctccctgcttTTCTTACGCATGATTCAAAATACATTCTCCCCTGTCTTCTCTGGCTTTCTATTAACCAGATCTGCTGTAATTCATgagtttttctctttaaaggtACTGTTCATTTGgttaatatttttcagaattcaGAGCTCAGCTCTAATGaaggcattttgttttctttccctcctcagcATACCCAGGGCCTCCCATTGCCCTCAGTGGAAGGAAAGCACAGCCATTGCCCAGGCAGAGGGTGGTCCCCTGTACGTGCAGAAGCACTTGCTTCCAACAAgcagaaagtgaaagaaagacaAAGGCAGAGATCATCTTTTCAAGACAGCAGCTGTGACTTCAGTCTGTGAAATAGCCAAGGGAAATAGGTGCCATTTTGAAAGTGAGCAATTCTTAAAGCATTTCTCAGAAAGAGGGCTTCATATATCCTTGTCTTCCCTGAGGGACAAACCTTCAAACATGAAGAATGATCTAGGTTACTGGCTTGGCATCTTAGGAATAGTGTTTGAGAGCAGCACTGTGTGAAATTAGGAACCTGCTTCCCTGGATCTTCATACTTTGTGACCTCCCTGTGGATTTTGGCTCAGTTCCCCTGAACACGCTATGTCTATGTGCAGTAGAGCAAAGGCAGAGGTACTATCAATAGTTTTCAAGGAGGAGAAGTTACTGACCAACTGgtcataggatcacaggataattcaggttggaagggacctcaggaggtctccagtccaatcccctgctcagagcagggtcaggtCTGAGTCAGATCAggttcttgaaaacctccaaggatggagcctgcacaggctctcagggcaacctgctccactgccttaTTATCCTTATTTTGAATAAGTTTCTCCTCATATCCAGTCTGAATCTCTTctgtttcaacttatgcccatcgtctcttgtcctcctgccatgtatggctgtgaagagcctggctccatcttcttgataacctCCTTGCAGGTCCTGGCAGGCTGCTCTTAGGTCCCCCGCAGCCGTCTCTTCTCGAGGCTGAACAAACcccagtccctcagcctctcctcacagggcaagttctccagtCCCTGACCATCATTCTGGCCCTCCACTGTCCTCGCTCCAGTTTATTGATGTCTTTCTCATATTACCACAATGGTAAGTTATTGTAAGCTGGTCATTCTCACTAAGGTGCTGCAGCCCACAACCCTGCCAGCTGCAGGtggagcagagagggagggacaCAGTTGCTGAAATCAGAAAACTGCTGATGCTCTGTATCTCACGGGTGCAGCTCTTTCACCCTTCTATCCCAGGGCTGCTGCCGCCTCTTCACCTCCCTCTCAGCCCAGGTCTGCTCCCTCTCAGCCTTGTGCAGGGTCAGGGCAGGGGTAACCAAGCTGGCACACCAAAGGCAGGCAGAGGTCCCCTGTACCTCGCTGTGACATGGTTACACTTTGACAGGAACACAGAAagattttggtgggaagggacctctggaaatctcTAACCCAACACCATGTTCCAGGCAGGGCTAACTTTAAAGTTAGGTCATTTGCGCAGGACCTCATCCAGCCAAATTTTGAGTATCTCTGAGGACATAGATTTCACAAGCTCTCTGCAGACCAACCAGACCTGCTGGAGAGGTCTACCTCATCAGTAAGTCTTTCTTTCCTTACTGGGAAATGTTCATCCAGAGGAAGCACAGGGACTGCCAGTGTTACCCTGATGATTCAGGCTATAGTCTGCATAAGTACAGCAATTACATACTACAGTGCATGGTAGTGTAATTAAAACCCTGTGTCTGCAAATTTAGCCTGAGCATAAGCGTTCAATTATTTTCTAGGAGAGAGAAAGTCTGAAATGGCTGTTATTCCCTTGCTAAGACTATTGAGAACAATGAAGTGCTTTTTAAAGGACCCAGGTTTTGTTCATTTTAGGTAGTTTATTCATTAATGGATTAATTTACAAATTACTGCAAAATTCGTATTTCATTCAGTCATTAGCTGGCATGAGCAGGAGA from Apteryx mantelli isolate bAptMan1 chromosome 1, bAptMan1.hap1, whole genome shotgun sequence includes:
- the IGSF5 gene encoding immunoglobulin superfamily member 5 isoform X1, with protein sequence MERFQKFILLPFILTASLTGLGFCSSIITGPTNVTVLAGSEARFNCTLSLRWVILIWLSNGSPVLTVVNPQGAIVTSDRFTSQNYTSSDGFTSELIIHNTRLSDSGKIECSTQQANESTFAFLSVQVNGSLFIKNSTFTVKENKTVEIVCEALGWAPAPDITWMTNDSFIDKSRYVTKQSQGSNGLHNAMSILTLTPTDTEILTCLADIEALPSPQNATVTVFFLNSTTESDYSEDGTSTWVIVLAVVLSLVGFILLIFIIGVVIRCFCQKKKGSTYQNEIRKVSAKKKNSGHLQNSQRNGNENHGYIPEEPKYTEHIPRIVSLPPMTSKFTVPDPDSYASSVSKVRPQRHTDGPISPKKIRNVTHV
- the IGSF5 gene encoding immunoglobulin superfamily member 5 isoform X2; amino-acid sequence: MERFQKFILLPFILTASLTGLGFCSSIITGPTNVTVLAGSEARFNCTLSLRWVILIWLSNGSPVLTVVNPQGAIVTSDRFTSQNYTSSDGFTSELIIHNTRLSDSGKIECSTQQANESTFAFLSVQVNGSLFIKNSTFTVKENKTVEIVCEALGWAPAPDITWMTNDSFIDKSRYVTKQSQGSNGLHNAMSILTLTPTDTEILTCLADIEALPSPQNATVTVFFLNSTTESDYSEDGTSTWVIVLAVVLSLVGFILLIFIIGVVIRCFCQKKKGSTYQNEIRKVSAKKKNSGHLQNSQRNGNENHGYIPEEPKYTEHIPRIVSLPPMTSKFTVPDPDSYASSVSKVYSAEYSVHSS
- the IGSF5 gene encoding immunoglobulin superfamily member 5 isoform X4 is translated as MERFQKFILLPFILTASLTGLGFCSSIITGPTNVTVLAGSEARFNCTLSLRWVILIWLSNGSPVLTVVNPQGAIVTSDRFTSQNYTSSDGFTSELIIHNTRLSDSGKIECSTQQANESTFAFLSVQVNGSLFIKNSTFTVKENKTVEIVCEALGWAPAPDITWMTNDSFIDKSRYVTKQSQGSNGLHNAMSILTLTPTDTEILTCLADIEALPSPQNATVTVFFLNSTTESDYSEDGTSTWVIVLAVVLSLVGFILLIFIIGVVIRCFCQKKKGSTYQNEIRKVSAKKKNSGHLQNSQRNGNENHGYIPEEPKYTEHIPSATSKTY
- the IGSF5 gene encoding immunoglobulin superfamily member 5 isoform X3; protein product: MERFQKFILLPFILTASLTGLGFCSSIITGPTNVTVLAGSEARFNCTLSLRWVILIWLSNGSPVLTVVNPQGAIVTSDRFTSQNYTSSDGFTSELIIHNTRLSDSGKIECSTQQANESTFAFLSVQVNGSLFIKNSTFTVKENKTVEIVCEALGWAPAPDITWMTNDSFIDKSRYVTKQSQGSNGLHNAMSILTLTPTDTEILTCLADIEALPSPQNATVTVFFLNSTTESDYSEDGTSTWVIVLAVVLSLVGFILLIFIIGVVIRCFCQKKKGSTYQNEIRKVSAKKKNSGHLQNSQRNGNENHGYIPEEPKYTEHIPRIVSLPPMTSKFTVPDPDSYASSVSKLALD